TTTATTCCTTTTTTTCTTTACGTCCGACGAAATTTTGGCTAAAGCTCCATGAAACTTCCGGGCGTGGAAGTGTTTAATCGTGTGTGGGGCGGTGACACCCTGAGACGAGAACACCTCCAGATTGCGCGGAGCTTCAGCCCTATGCTGCGTCACCGAATGTACGCGGTTTCGGGATCCGTAGCATTGATCGGAACTGTTTCATCCAGTTGTTGGAATACAGGCGAACTGCCATGGGGCATTCGACCGGATCGCACGAAAGAGGCGGATATGAGTGAGACAAGTCGCGAAGCCATTTCCCTCTTGCAGGCCGTCCAGACTGAGCAGGTTGGCAAGGCAAGCGCTCTGTCCCGATCCGCCCTGTCACATAGCGGGATATGGCAGGCAATCGATACACTTGCCGAGAAGCACAAACTTTCGGCATCGGGCCTTGCCCGTCGGGCGGGCCTGGATCCCACATCTTTCAACAAGTCGAAGCGCCTGGGGCCGGATGGACGGGAGCGCTGGCCATCCACGGAATCCATTTCCAAGGTTTTGGAAGCCACAGGCGCATCTCTGGATGAATTCCTGGGCTATCTGGCGCCGACTGGTACTCCACGTATGCCTGACGGAGTTTTTCTGCCGCAAATGAGTTCCATCCCCCTGCTCGGCTTTGCCCAGGCTGGAGCCGGAGGTTTCTTTGACGATGGGGGCTTTCCTGCCGGTCAAGGGTGGGATGTGGTGGAGTTTCCCGCCGCCGTTTCGAAGCACAACAATGTCTATGCTCTCGAAGTTCAGGACGATTCCATGCTGCCACTCTATCGAGACGGTGATCGATTGATCGTGGAGCCCGGCGCGCAGGTTCGAAAGGGAGACCGCGTTGTTGTCAAGACACGCGAAGGAGAGGTGATGGCGAAGGTTCTTGCACGGCAGAGTGCGCGCTCAATTGAGCTTTCCTCGCTTAATCCCGACCATCCGAACCGCAATTTTGCAGTTGAAGACATCGATTGGATCGCCCGTATCATCTGGGCCAGCCAATGAGGCAAGGCTGGTAGAGAGGTCAAGCTGCTTCAGTAGAAGCCGTTGGGGAAGTAGCGAAGATAGATGTCCTGTAGTCGCCCTTTTGCAGCCAGTTGAGCCAGAGCATAGTCGACGGCCGCCGTCAGTTGAACCGCATTTCCCTTGCGAAGCATGACCGCGAACCCTTCACCCAGATAATGCTGAGACAGGTAGGGGCCATCCAGCAGAACGCAGCACTTTTCTGCAGCAGGACTGGCGACCCAGAAGGGTACTCTCACGCCATCTGCGAGGATTGCATCGACTTTGCCTTCCTTGAGTGAAGAGAACAATTCTTCCTGCCCGTTCACAGGAACGGCCACGAGTTTTGGGAAGAATGCTCCAAGCATTTTCTCGTGCGCGGTATTGGCGATTACACCAACTTTCCGTCCTGCCAAAGCGTCTCCTGCCCGGCCAGACAAACCGAGTTTGCCTTGTACAGCGAACCGGGCTGGCAGAAACAAATAGGGTCTGGAGAAAGAAAACTTCTGCCGCAAGCTGGACGTTATCGCAATTCCAGACATCACGGCTTCACCGTTTCCAGCCTCGAGAGCCCCCTCCAGATCTGCGTACGGCATAGCCTGGACCTGACATTTGGCCTCGATGTTCAGCTCTCTACACACCTCTCTGATCACATCTACGTGATAACCAGCCAGTCGTCCGGTCTGATCGACGAAATTGAACGGAGGAAAATCAGACGCCGTCAATATGCGAAAGCGAGCAAGGTTTGACAAATCAGGCTTGGTTAAACGTTCATTCGGGTCCGATAGGACAGGTACGCCCCCGAGGTTCTCCGCAGCCTGAGATACTTGAACATAAATTATTGAAATAATTGATAAAATAAGAAGAAATGCAACTCTAAATCCAGGCTTTATTTCTCGAATAAAACTCATTAGTTGCAATCCTGTCATCCATATCGAAGTATCGGCAACGGCCTATCACGGTGTACCAGCTTGACCGTTTCGGGGGAATATCAAGAGGACATTCTTGACTCCAAGATATCAGAGGGCTCGCAACATGAGCCCTCGCCTGCACGCAAAAGAGAACTTTTGCCGGACCTCGATGAGGCAGGGGCTCTTCGCCTGCTGGGTGTTTCTCGTACGCTCGTCAGCAGGCTGTCACGGCAGGCGGCCATAAATCAATCCTCGCTTGAGGAGGAATTGCTGGCGAACCGGCATATTGACGAAGAACGGCATTTCGAAGCCATGGCTGAAATGCTCGGACTGCCTTTTACGGCGAAGATCAACGGAGACAATGTTCAGGATCTCCCGCGGCTGGACAGTCAGCTTCAATACCCCACTCAAGTGCGGGTTATCGAACGGCATCGCGCCCCTAAGGTTGCTATCGTTCCGCAGGCTGCGAGGCTCGGCGCCACAGCGGAACTCCTCAGAAAACTTCCGGATCTTCGTCAGACTTTGGTCGTCACCACGCCGTCCGCCATTCGAAAGGCAGTGTGGACATGCGGAGCAGAACGGCGCGTGCGCTCTGTTGTTTTCCATCTTTTCGAAACTGCGCCTGATGCATCAGCCCGCATTGTCGCTTCCGGCAAGCAGGGCTTTCTCGGTGGCGGGATCCTTGCAGCCTTGCTGTTGATCCTGTTGCATGCCCCCGCACTCATGCTGCCGCTGATCCACGTCATTCTTTCTGTTTCCTATCTATTTGCAATCATTCTACGCATTGTTGCCTTGGTCCTTTTAAGGAAACAGTCGCCGCCACCACGCCTTATCGACCTTCCCCCTGCCCTTCCGCGCTATTGCGTCATGGTCGCCCTTTACAAAGAGGCGGAAGTCGCAGCACAACTTATTCGCAGTTTGGAGCGTCTCGAATGGCCAAGCGCCCGGCTGGATATCAAGCTCGTTTGTGAGGCCGACGACCTCGACACACTGACCGCCCTCAAGCAGGTCCGGCTGCCGCCGAATTTCGAGGTCGTTGAAGTGCCACCCTGTGCTCCGCGAACAAAGCCGAAAGCGCTGAGTTATGCCTTGGCTGGAGTTCGCGGTGAATACCTGACCATCTACGATGCGGAAGACAGACCGCACCCCAAGCAATTGCTTGAGGCATATACCCGGTTTGTTGCGGCACCTCCCGACGTCGCCTGCCTCCAATCGCCTCTCGTTATCGGCAATCCAGAGAAGAGCTCGGTCAGTGCCTTGTTTGCACTCGAATATGCCGCCCTCTTCCGCGGTCTCCTGCCCATGCTGGCCCGGTTCAGATTGCCGCTACCACTTGGCGGGACATCCAATCATTTCAAAACCGATGTCCTACGCGAGGTTGGAGCCTGGGACCCATTCAACGTGACAGAAGATGCGGATCTCGGAATGCGGCTGTTTCGCCACGGATACCGGGCTGAGACCCTGCGTTATCAGACTGTCGAGGATGCGCCCGTGAATTACAATATCTGGCTCGGCCAACGTGTTCGCTGGTTCAAGGGATGGTTCCAAACCTGGCTCGTGATCATGCGCAACCCGGGCAAGGCGACACACGAGTTGGGTTTTCCAGCCATGCTGACATTCCAGCTCATGATTGGCGGCATGCTGCTCTCAGCCCTGATGCACCCGCTCACGCCCGTTCTTCTCATATCGATTCTCTACCGGGTCTTTATCGACATTGACAGCGGTTCGAGCCTCACGACTCGCGCTCTGGTCGTGCTGGATCTCTTCAATGTGTTTGGCAGCTACGCCGTGTTTCTCCTGCTCGGCCTGAAGTGCATGGTTGCAGAAGAAAAGCGGAGGGTGGGATGGCGGTGGATGGCTCTTCCCTATTATTGGATGATGGTGTCGAGGGCCGCCTGGCGCGCTGCGAATGAACTGCGGACACGCCCATTCTTCTGGCACAAGACGCCTCACAGGCCACGTGATGAGGCCGCAATGCCGGATGGATGATTGCGTCGGCTGGATTTGGAGCGGGTGAAGGGAATCGAACCCTCGTATTCAGCTTGGGAAGCTGCTGCTCTACCATTGAGCTACACCCGCGCTCGACATTCGAGAACTAGCATCGGCGTCATGCACCATCAAGCAAAAATGCGTCTTTCCGCGTATCCGCATCGCGGGCCGTGAAGCCTATAGCTTGAAATGCTTGGAGAGCTTGAGACCCTGCGCCTGATAGTTGGAACCGAGACCGGTGCCATAAAGGCCTTGCGGCCGTTCGAGCATGTGCTCGTAAACCAGCCGTCCGACAATCTGCCCATGCTCCAGAATGAACGGAACCTCGTGACTGCGAACTTCCAGGACTGCACGACTGCCTGAGCCACCTGCAGCAGCATGGCCAAACCCCGGATCGAAGAAACCGGCATAATGCACGCGAAACTCTCCGACGAGTGGATCGTAAGGGGTCATCTCGGCGGCATAGGAGGGCGGCACATGGACTGCTTCGCGCGAGACCAGAATGTAGAACTCATCCGGATCGAGGATCAGTTCATTGCGTCCACGGCTGTAGATCGGCTCCCAGAAATCCAGAACCTCGTGCTGAGCTTTCCTGTCGACATCGATGACCGAGGTATGATGTTTGCCTCTGTAGCCAATCAAGCCTTCGGGACCGGTTCCCTTCAAATCGATGGAGAGCGCAATGCCACCGCCTGAAACATTGGGCGTTTCGCTTGCGACCAGCGTTTCAGCCGCGTGCAGTTCCACAAGATCCGCCTCGCTCAACAGCGCATTGCCCACTCTGAAGCGGATCTGCGAAAGCCGGGAGCCGCGGCGAACGATGACAGGGAAAGTGCGCGGCGAGATCTCCAGATAGAGAGGGCCGCTGTAACCGGCGGGAATCTTGTCGAATTCCTGGGCGTGGTCAACCATCACGCGCGTGAAGATATCGAGCCTTCCCGTCGAGCTTTTCGGATTGGTGGACGCAGAGAGTTCCGCAGGCAGATCAAGGCTTTCCATCAGCGGCACGATGTAGACGCAGCCTGTCTCAAGCACAGCGCCATGTTCCAGATCGATCTCATGCAGCGTCAGCCGGTCGAGCTTGCTTGCAACCGTGCTGCTGCGGCCCGGCATGAAGCTGGCGCGCACCCGCAGGGCCTTGGAGCCCAGTCGAAGATCGAGGCTTGCCGGCTGGATCTGGTCACCATCCAGTGGCGCCTCGGATTTCAATTGACCCTCGGCGAAGAGTGCCTTGATCGCACGATCTGCCAGAATACCCGCTGTACGTTCCATAAACCCTATCCTTCAATCGCGCGACAAAAGCAAAAGCAGGGAATTGACGCAAGCTCTGCTTGGGCGTAAGGCATGCTTATCCCGTGGTGATTTGGCCGGTCGGCTTGCAGCCACGTTAAACAAGTGGCTAAAGGACCGGGTGCGAACCGGTCCCATTGCGACCGGTTTTTTTGTTTTGAAGTGGTAACACGACATGAGCAAGACCTGGCGCCCCGCAACGAAGCTCGTCCATGAAGGCACGTTGCGCTCCCCTTACGGCGAAACTTCCGAAGCGATTTTCCTGACTCAAGGCTTTGTATACGAGAGCTCCGCCTCCGCCGAAGCCCGGTTCAAAGGCGAGACCGACGGCTTCATCTACGCGCGCTACGGCAGCCCGACAAACGACATGTTCGAAAAGCGCATGATTGCGTTGGAAGGCGCTGAAGATGCTCGCGCCACCGCATCCGGCATGGCTGCCGTGGCCGCCGCCATTCTTTGTCAGGTGAAGGCTGGCGATCATATCGTCGCGGCACGCGCACTTTTCGGATCCTGCCGCTACATCGTCGAAACACTGGCACCAAAATACGGTGTGGAGTGCACGCTGGTCGATGGCCGTGACATCACGAACTGGGAGGCGGCAGTCCGCCCGAACACCAAGGTGTTCTTCCTCGAGAGCCCGACGAACCCGACGCTTGAAGTGGTAGACATTGCCGCGGTTGCCGCACTCGCCAACCAGATCGGCGTCAAGGTTGTCGTCGACAACGTATTCGCGACTCCCCTCTTTCAGAAGCCGCTGGAACTTGGCGCTCATATCGTCGTCTATTCGGCAACCAAACACATTGATGGTCAGGGCCGCTGCCTCGGCGGTATCGTGCTGTCCGACAAGCAGTGGATCGACGAAAACCTGCACGACTATTTCCGCCATACCGGTCCGGCCATGTCACCCTTCAACGCGTGGACATTGTTGAAGGGCCTCGAAACCCTGCCGCTGCGCGTGAAGCAACAGACGGAAAATGCCGCCAAGATTGCCGACTTCCTGGCGGACCAGACCAAGGTTGCCAAGGTCATCTATCCAGGACGCAAGGACCATCCGCAGGCGGATATCATCGCCAAGCAGATGACGGGTGGCTCAACGCTGGTCTGCTTCGAACTGAAGGGCGGCAAGGAGGCGGCATTCGCACTTCAGGACGCCTTGAAGGTCGTGCGCATCTCCAACAATCTCGGCGACGCGAAAAGTCTGATCACCCATCCCGCAACAACGACGCACAAAAACCTTTCTGAAGAAGGCCGTGCGGAGGCGGGTATCACCGGCGGCACCTTGCGGCTTTCCTGCGGTATCGAGGATGCCGAGGATCTGATCGACGATCTGTCTCAGGCGATTGCCAAGATCGGCGGCTGACCAACTACTCGACAGACACAGCGGACTGCAATGCTGTTTCATGCAGATCCGCGGTGTTTGGCCGGTCCATCAAAGGGCCTTAAATCGATGTTTACCTTGACGGTTAGCATTAACCGCTGAAACTCCATGTTTTTGCTGGAGGATTTCCGCGTCTTTCTTGACCCTGCCCGCAAGCTGTACGATATCCGTACATCAAGGCAGTGAGGTGTCGCCTATGTATCGCGCACGGACGAAGGATATCGAAGTCGAAGTGGAGCCCTATTATCTGGAGGAGCAATCCGATCCGGAAGATGGCCGCTACGTCTGGGGATACCGTATCGTTATTGCCAATCATTCGGATACGACAGTCCAGTTGATCCATCGCTACTGGCACATCACGGATGAAAACGGGCTGGTGGATGAGGTCGAGGGACCGGGGGTGGTCGGCGAACAGCCGCGCCTGGAACCAGGGGATACCTACGAATATTCTTCCGGCTGCCCACTCGATACGCCATCCGGCATCATGTTCGGCCATTATCAGATGCAGACGGATGACGGCCGCACCTTCATCGTGGACATTCCAGCCTTCTCGCTGGATTCGCCGGGCCTGCTGCGCATACTGAACTGACTGCCAGTGGACTGGAAGACGGCATGGACACCGTCTTCCTCACGCGCATCACTCGGCGGGCTGGATCTCTGTTATCGGATAGCGATACGTTGTAGAGCAGAACTCGCAGGTAACGGCGATCTCGCCATTATCCTGACTTGCCTCGACTTCCTCTGCAGAAAATCCCGCCAAGACATCCTTGATCTTGTCACGCGAACAGCTGCAACGATCCAGAACCGACTGCGGCTCATAGATCCTCACGCCCCGTTCGTGAAACAACCGGTACAACAGGCGCTCTATCCCGACCTGTGGATCCGTCAGTTCATCGGTATCAACGGTCGAAACCAGCATGCTGGCTTCAGACCAGGCATCATCCTCTGCCAGGTCGTACTCACGCTCATCCCCATCACCGCCATGCAGATCCGGCTGACGCATCCGCTCTGGAGCATCTGGCAGAAACTGCGCCAGCACGCCGCCAGCACGCCAGTTATGGCGGGGTTTACCGCTTTCGTCCCGATCAAAGAGCTCAGCTACGCCCAGCCGCACTTTTGTCGGTATCTGCTCGGACTGACGGAAATAGACGCCCGCAATCTCTTCGAGCGAAGAACCATCGAGCGGCACGATGCCCTGGTAAGGCTGCATTCCGCGGCCCTGGTCAATCGTGAAAGCCAGCACGCCCGCACCCAACAACTCAGGCGGAGATATCCGCCCTGCCTTGACCGACACCGCCAGCG
The window above is part of the Rhizobium rhizoryzae genome. Proteins encoded here:
- a CDS encoding glycosyltransferase family 2 protein — translated: MPDLDEAGALRLLGVSRTLVSRLSRQAAINQSSLEEELLANRHIDEERHFEAMAEMLGLPFTAKINGDNVQDLPRLDSQLQYPTQVRVIERHRAPKVAIVPQAARLGATAELLRKLPDLRQTLVVTTPSAIRKAVWTCGAERRVRSVVFHLFETAPDASARIVASGKQGFLGGGILAALLLILLHAPALMLPLIHVILSVSYLFAIILRIVALVLLRKQSPPPRLIDLPPALPRYCVMVALYKEAEVAAQLIRSLERLEWPSARLDIKLVCEADDLDTLTALKQVRLPPNFEVVEVPPCAPRTKPKALSYALAGVRGEYLTIYDAEDRPHPKQLLEAYTRFVAAPPDVACLQSPLVIGNPEKSSVSALFALEYAALFRGLLPMLARFRLPLPLGGTSNHFKTDVLREVGAWDPFNVTEDADLGMRLFRHGYRAETLRYQTVEDAPVNYNIWLGQRVRWFKGWFQTWLVIMRNPGKATHELGFPAMLTFQLMIGGMLLSALMHPLTPVLLISILYRVFIDIDSGSSLTTRALVVLDLFNVFGSYAVFLLLGLKCMVAEEKRRVGWRWMALPYYWMMVSRAAWRAANELRTRPFFWHKTPHRPRDEAAMPDG
- a CDS encoding O-succinylhomoserine sulfhydrylase: MSKTWRPATKLVHEGTLRSPYGETSEAIFLTQGFVYESSASAEARFKGETDGFIYARYGSPTNDMFEKRMIALEGAEDARATASGMAAVAAAILCQVKAGDHIVAARALFGSCRYIVETLAPKYGVECTLVDGRDITNWEAAVRPNTKVFFLESPTNPTLEVVDIAAVAALANQIGVKVVVDNVFATPLFQKPLELGAHIVVYSATKHIDGQGRCLGGIVLSDKQWIDENLHDYFRHTGPAMSPFNAWTLLKGLETLPLRVKQQTENAAKIADFLADQTKVAKVIYPGRKDHPQADIIAKQMTGGSTLVCFELKGGKEAAFALQDALKVVRISNNLGDAKSLITHPATTTHKNLSEEGRAEAGITGGTLRLSCGIEDAEDLIDDLSQAIAKIGG
- a CDS encoding Hsp33 family molecular chaperone, with product MAEATVDLNELHFAGDDKVVPFQVEGLDVRGRAVQLGPILNQILGRHDYPAPVARLLAEAIVLTALIGTSLKFEGRFTVQTKGNGPVDLLVADFTSPQNMRAYARFDEDALAVSVKAGRISPPELLGAGVLAFTIDQGRGMQPYQGIVPLDGSSLEEIAGVYFRQSEQIPTKVRLGVAELFDRDESGKPRHNWRAGGVLAQFLPDAPERMRQPDLHGGDGDEREYDLAEDDAWSEASMLVSTVDTDELTDPQVGIERLLYRLFHERGVRIYEPQSVLDRCSCSRDKIKDVLAGFSAEEVEASQDNGEIAVTCEFCSTTYRYPITEIQPAE
- a CDS encoding 2'-deoxycytidine 5'-triphosphate deaminase, which translates into the protein MERTAGILADRAIKALFAEGQLKSEAPLDGDQIQPASLDLRLGSKALRVRASFMPGRSSTVASKLDRLTLHEIDLEHGAVLETGCVYIVPLMESLDLPAELSASTNPKSSTGRLDIFTRVMVDHAQEFDKIPAGYSGPLYLEISPRTFPVIVRRGSRLSQIRFRVGNALLSEADLVELHAAETLVASETPNVSGGGIALSIDLKGTGPEGLIGYRGKHHTSVIDVDRKAQHEVLDFWEPIYSRGRNELILDPDEFYILVSREAVHVPPSYAAEMTPYDPLVGEFRVHYAGFFDPGFGHAAAGGSGSRAVLEVRSHEVPFILEHGQIVGRLVYEHMLERPQGLYGTGLGSNYQAQGLKLSKHFKL
- a CDS encoding S24 family peptidase — protein: MSETSREAISLLQAVQTEQVGKASALSRSALSHSGIWQAIDTLAEKHKLSASGLARRAGLDPTSFNKSKRLGPDGRERWPSTESISKVLEATGASLDEFLGYLAPTGTPRMPDGVFLPQMSSIPLLGFAQAGAGGFFDDGGFPAGQGWDVVEFPAAVSKHNNVYALEVQDDSMLPLYRDGDRLIVEPGAQVRKGDRVVVKTREGEVMAKVLARQSARSIELSSLNPDHPNRNFAVEDIDWIARIIWASQ
- a CDS encoding transporter substrate-binding domain-containing protein; its protein translation is MSFIREIKPGFRVAFLLILSIISIIYVQVSQAAENLGGVPVLSDPNERLTKPDLSNLARFRILTASDFPPFNFVDQTGRLAGYHVDVIREVCRELNIEAKCQVQAMPYADLEGALEAGNGEAVMSGIAITSSLRQKFSFSRPYLFLPARFAVQGKLGLSGRAGDALAGRKVGVIANTAHEKMLGAFFPKLVAVPVNGQEELFSSLKEGKVDAILADGVRVPFWVASPAAEKCCVLLDGPYLSQHYLGEGFAVMLRKGNAVQLTAAVDYALAQLAAKGRLQDIYLRYFPNGFY
- the apaG gene encoding Co2+/Mg2+ efflux protein ApaG, which gives rise to MYRARTKDIEVEVEPYYLEEQSDPEDGRYVWGYRIVIANHSDTTVQLIHRYWHITDENGLVDEVEGPGVVGEQPRLEPGDTYEYSSGCPLDTPSGIMFGHYQMQTDDGRTFIVDIPAFSLDSPGLLRILN